The proteins below are encoded in one region of Oreochromis niloticus isolate F11D_XX linkage group LG6, O_niloticus_UMD_NMBU, whole genome shotgun sequence:
- the psip1a gene encoding PC4 and SFRS1 interacting protein 1a isoform X1, translating into MARDWKPGDLIFAKMKGYPHWPARIDEVPDGAVKPSNVKFPIFFFGTHETAFLGPKDIFPYLPNKEKYAKPNKRKGFNEGLWEIENNPKVELTAPKPVPPQSFGEKDSDSNPEGEEDADDKVIKAKVPGSEAEQENENEEEEEEEEEGSLISEQGHQDQDDSAQKESPDVPKPKRGRKKKSDADQENDKDDVPASPVSPTGGEGPKRRGRKPKSEKLLLLQQQEQQGSGSEMEIGESDKKRKRATEDKTQSGEEEKRRKKEGKDTEVKEPEAKKKKSKDDSSSGSDDEEKNKGRKKQQNADVDKDVRRRKADELREPGRDDEKKNEERTGAKKKEMSTDLKLQRLHSEIKISLKIDNPDVKKCLDALDEIGALQVTTQHLQKHSELIATLKKIRRFKASQDIMDKATMLYNKFKSMFLVGEGDCVLSQVLNKSIAEQRQHEEAKKGALKRVEQAKENNSDKVTNGDVGPDEKKQETEREKLPEDASAGENHSAPKAQEEST; encoded by the exons ATGGCTCGAGATTGGAAACCTGGCGATCTGATTTTTGCCAAGATGAAGGGTTATCCACACTGGCCTGCAAGA ATCGATGAAGTACCCGATGGTGCAGTGAAGCCATCCAACGTCAAGTTTCCGATTTTCTTCTTTGGCACCCATGAAAC TGCATTTCTTGGCCCCAAAGACATTTTTCCGTACCTCCCTAACAAGGAGAAGTATGCCAAGCCTAACAAGAGAAAAGGATTCAATGAAGGATTGTGGGAGATTGAGAACAACCCAAAAGTAGAGCTTACTGCACCCAAG CCGGTTCCCCCTCAGTCTTTTGGTGAGAAGGATTCAGACAGCAATCCAGAAGGAGAAGAGGATGCAGATGACAAGGTGATCAAAGCCAAA GTTCCAGGAAGTGAGGCTGAGCAGGAGAATgagaatgaggaggaggaggaggaggaggaggaagggtcTCTGATCTCTGAGCAGGGTCATCAGGACCAGGAT GACTCTGCTCAGAAAGAATCACCAGATGTACCGAAACCCAAgcgaggaagaaagaaaaag AGTGATGCTGACCAGGAGAATGACAAAGATGATGTACCAGCAAGTCCTGTTAGTCCCACCG GTGGAGAAGGCCCTAAACGAAGAGGCAGGAAGCCCAAGAGCGAGAAGTTGCTTTTGCTTCAGCAGCAGGAACAGCAAGGCTCCGGCAGTGAAAT ggAGATTGGAGAGTCAGACAAAAAGCGAAAGAGGGCAACAGAGGACAAGACCCAAAgtggagaggaagagaagaggaggaagaaggaaGGAAAGGACACAGAAGTAAAGGAACCTGAAGCTAAGAAGAAGAAGTCCAAGGATGACAGTTCCTCTGGCTCTGACGATGAAGAG AAAAATAAAGGCAGAAAGAAACAGCAAAATGCAGATGTGGACAAAGATGTGCGGCGGCGGAAAGCTGATGAATTGAGAGA ACCAGGTAGAGATGAtgagaagaaaaatgaagagAGGACAGGAGCAAAGAAGAAAG AAATGTCAACTGACTTGAAACTGCAGAGACTGCACAGTGAAATCAAAATTTCACTGAAAATTGACAACCCT GATGTGAAGAAGTGTCTGGATGCATTAGATGAGATTGGTGCCCTTCAGGTCACAACCCAGCATCTGCAGAAACACAGCGAACTCATCGCCACGCTCAAAAAG ATTCGCAGATTCAAAGCAAGCCAGGATATCATGGACAAGGCCACCATGTTGTACAATAAGTTTAAGAGCATGTTTCTGGTTGGAGAGGGTGACTGTGTGCTCAGCCAGGTGCTGAACAAGTCTATAGCTGAACAACGGCAGCACGAAGAAGCAAAGAAAGGAGCGCTGAAGAGGGTTGAACAAGCCAAAGAAAATAATTCAG ACAAAGTGACAAATGGTGATGTCGGTCCTGATGAGAAGAAgcaggagacggagagagagaagCTTCCTGAAGATGCTTCAGCAGGAGAGAATCACAG TGCCCCAAAAGCTCAGGAGGAGTCCACTTGA
- the psip1a gene encoding PC4 and SFRS1 interacting protein 1a isoform X2, giving the protein MARDWKPGDLIFAKMKGYPHWPARIDEVPDGAVKPSNVKFPIFFFGTHETAFLGPKDIFPYLPNKEKYAKPNKRKGFNEGLWEIENNPKVELTAPKPVPPQSFGEKDSDSNPEGEEDADDKVIKAKDSAQKESPDVPKPKRGRKKKSDADQENDKDDVPASPVSPTGGEGPKRRGRKPKSEKLLLLQQQEQQGSGSEMEIGESDKKRKRATEDKTQSGEEEKRRKKEGKDTEVKEPEAKKKKSKDDSSSGSDDEEKNKGRKKQQNADVDKDVRRRKADELREPGRDDEKKNEERTGAKKKEMSTDLKLQRLHSEIKISLKIDNPDVKKCLDALDEIGALQVTTQHLQKHSELIATLKKIRRFKASQDIMDKATMLYNKFKSMFLVGEGDCVLSQVLNKSIAEQRQHEEAKKGALKRVEQAKENNSDKVTNGDVGPDEKKQETEREKLPEDASAGENHSAPKAQEEST; this is encoded by the exons ATGGCTCGAGATTGGAAACCTGGCGATCTGATTTTTGCCAAGATGAAGGGTTATCCACACTGGCCTGCAAGA ATCGATGAAGTACCCGATGGTGCAGTGAAGCCATCCAACGTCAAGTTTCCGATTTTCTTCTTTGGCACCCATGAAAC TGCATTTCTTGGCCCCAAAGACATTTTTCCGTACCTCCCTAACAAGGAGAAGTATGCCAAGCCTAACAAGAGAAAAGGATTCAATGAAGGATTGTGGGAGATTGAGAACAACCCAAAAGTAGAGCTTACTGCACCCAAG CCGGTTCCCCCTCAGTCTTTTGGTGAGAAGGATTCAGACAGCAATCCAGAAGGAGAAGAGGATGCAGATGACAAGGTGATCAAAGCCAAA GACTCTGCTCAGAAAGAATCACCAGATGTACCGAAACCCAAgcgaggaagaaagaaaaag AGTGATGCTGACCAGGAGAATGACAAAGATGATGTACCAGCAAGTCCTGTTAGTCCCACCG GTGGAGAAGGCCCTAAACGAAGAGGCAGGAAGCCCAAGAGCGAGAAGTTGCTTTTGCTTCAGCAGCAGGAACAGCAAGGCTCCGGCAGTGAAAT ggAGATTGGAGAGTCAGACAAAAAGCGAAAGAGGGCAACAGAGGACAAGACCCAAAgtggagaggaagagaagaggaggaagaaggaaGGAAAGGACACAGAAGTAAAGGAACCTGAAGCTAAGAAGAAGAAGTCCAAGGATGACAGTTCCTCTGGCTCTGACGATGAAGAG AAAAATAAAGGCAGAAAGAAACAGCAAAATGCAGATGTGGACAAAGATGTGCGGCGGCGGAAAGCTGATGAATTGAGAGA ACCAGGTAGAGATGAtgagaagaaaaatgaagagAGGACAGGAGCAAAGAAGAAAG AAATGTCAACTGACTTGAAACTGCAGAGACTGCACAGTGAAATCAAAATTTCACTGAAAATTGACAACCCT GATGTGAAGAAGTGTCTGGATGCATTAGATGAGATTGGTGCCCTTCAGGTCACAACCCAGCATCTGCAGAAACACAGCGAACTCATCGCCACGCTCAAAAAG ATTCGCAGATTCAAAGCAAGCCAGGATATCATGGACAAGGCCACCATGTTGTACAATAAGTTTAAGAGCATGTTTCTGGTTGGAGAGGGTGACTGTGTGCTCAGCCAGGTGCTGAACAAGTCTATAGCTGAACAACGGCAGCACGAAGAAGCAAAGAAAGGAGCGCTGAAGAGGGTTGAACAAGCCAAAGAAAATAATTCAG ACAAAGTGACAAATGGTGATGTCGGTCCTGATGAGAAGAAgcaggagacggagagagagaagCTTCCTGAAGATGCTTCAGCAGGAGAGAATCACAG TGCCCCAAAAGCTCAGGAGGAGTCCACTTGA
- the snapc3 gene encoding snRNA-activating protein complex subunit 3 produces the protein MAASEQTTDANTNVPEYEYPDVNTKPFHIGSFKKEWLSRLKPSDYSYEEADEDAFHANFAREMGVSAETMAELKAVCSVDSLRCHPEDQQPDTEVVPPDPTLRTLVQRKERQDHRASLKKIKKNRHDLYADELERLTIGRKPETVTDMVPEGEIILTINVYYPAVFDKFNYIRPHMTLLMTGSHSLAELRDAVCCVSDLQVCGEFSNTPDVAPEFISKDHYKSAFFFFEGVFYNDMRFPECQDISSTTIEWAKSHNFPSYSQAKMEDTLLEDLKVKVGFPYLYCHQGDCEHLVIITDVRLAHKNDCLDKNLYPLLTHKHRVLTQKCAVCHVFIGRWYTTNDQFAPSDPCLFCDKCFRMLHYDAQGNKLGEFLAYPYVDRGAFN, from the exons ATGGCGGCGTCCGAGCAGACGACAGATGCAAACACGAACGTCCCGGAGTACGAATATCCCGATGTTAATACAAAACCATTTCATATCGGCTCTTTTAAAAAGGAGTGGTTGAGCAGACTGAAGCCGAGCGACTACTCGTATGAGGAGGCGGACGAGGACGCATTTCATGCTAACTTTGCTAGAGAGATGGGGGTCAGTGCGGAGACCATGGCTGAACTTAAGGCTGTGTGCAG TGTTGATTCGCTTCGATGTCATCCTGAAGATCAGCAGCCCGACACAGAAGTTGTACCTCCAGACCCCACATTAAGAACACTAGT GCAAAGGAAGGAGAGGCAAGACCACAGAGCTTCtcttaaaaagattaaaaagaaCAGACATGACCTCTATGCAGATGAACTG GAGCGTTTAACAATTGGTAGGAAACCAGAAACGGTGACTGACATGGTCCCCGAAGGAGAGATCATTCTAACCATCAATGTCTACTACCCAGCTGTGTTCGACAAA tttaactacaTCAGACCCCACATGACTCTCCTGATGACGGGTTCCCACAGCTTGGCAGAGCTCAGGGATGCTGTTTGCTGCGTCAGTGACTTGCAAGTGTGCGGAGAGTTCAGCAACACGCCTGACGTGGCTCCAGAATTCATCAGCAAG GATCATTACAAGTcagctttcttcttctttgaaggaGTTTTCTACAATGACATGCGGTTTCCTGAGTGCCAGGACATCAGCTC GACTACAATTGAATGGGCTAAGTCCCATAACTTCCCATCCTACAGCCAGGCCAAGATGGAGGACACACTTTTAGAAGATCTGAAAGTCAAAGTGGGATTCCCGTATCTCTACTGTCACCAGGGCGACTGCGAACATCTGGTCATCATCACAGATGTTAG ACTGGCCCACAAGAACGACTGTCTAGACAAGAATCTGTACCCACTGCTCACGCACAAGCACAGAGTCCTCACCCAGAAGTGTGCGGTCTGCCATGTCTTCATTGGAAG ATGGTATACCACCAACGACCAGTTTGCTCCGAGCGACCCATGTCTCTTCTGTGACAAATGCTTTCGTATGCTGCACTACGACGCTCAAGGCAATAAACTGGGAGAATTCTTGGCTTATCCCTATGTGGACCGGGGTGCCTTTAATTAA
- the LOC100693456 gene encoding tetratricopeptide repeat protein 39B isoform X1: MEGEDNSVQQVGLKQPNEDAILPEELPKMGLETALKECFTALNLFLNNRFADALALLKPWKSESMYHAMGYSSILVMQAAMTFDAKDMDAAMTSLRESLQVCQRFRKKTGLMESLANLWYRQPADNLTEEEMHAELCYAEVLLQKAALTFLDESIIGFIKGGMKIRHSYQLYKDCQAMEKVIKDEEKQRSTHIHFRGGVSMGIGSFNLMLSLLPSRVLKLMEFLGFSGDREVGLSELREGATTNNLRSILSTLTLLMFQLYITVILGTADVNLSECEALLKPYCEKFPNGALMHFFSARIAVLKGNFTFAQERFLACIASQEEWRQIHHLCYWELMWVYSFEQNWFEAYRYANLLSKENKWSQAVYVFQKAAILSMMPEEEVNKLNENVVELFRQVEGLRLRFAGKSIPTEKFAAKKAQRYSSSTPVKLVVPALEMMYVWNGFTIVGKRPELTEGILSTLEKAEEQLRNDPNPSEYHTGDECVVQLLKGLCLRNLGRLVQAEICFSRVISSDGDIKHDSYLVPFTMYELGLLHKQKGEINKAIAVMENVMTNYKDYNMESRLHFRIHAALNTMGSFAAKLPPSRTAA, encoded by the exons ATGGAGGGTGAAGACAATTCAGTACAACAG GTGGGTTTGAAGCAGCCCAATGAGGATGCAAT ATTGCCTGAAGAATTGCCTAAAATGGGTTTGGAGACAGCATTGAAAGAATGCTTCACTGCCCTCAATCTCTTCCTGAACAACAGGTTTGCCGATGCACTGGCTCTTTTAAAACCCTG GAAGAGTGAAAGTATGTACCATGCGATGGGCTACAGTAGCATTCTGGTGATGCAGGCCGCCATGACTTTTGATGCAAAGGACATGGATGCTGCCATGACATCACTGAGAGAATCCTTGCAGGTCTGCCAGAG ATTTCGGAAGAAGACTGGACTAATGGAAAGCTTGGCTAACCTTTGGTACAGACAACCAGCTGACAATCTGACAGAAG AAGAGATGCATGCAGAGCTGTGCTATGCTGAAGTCCTGCTGCAGAAAGCTGCCCTCACGTTCCTGGATGAAAGCATAATAGGCTTCATCAAAGGAGGGATGAAAATCCGACACAGTTATCAGCTTTACAA GGATTGCCAGGCCATGGAAAAAGTAATAAAGGATGAGGAAAAACAGAGAAgcacacacattcattttaGGGGTGGGGTCAGCATGGGAATCGGATCCTTCAATCTG ATGCTGTCTCTGCTTCCATCCAGAGTCCTTAAACTGATGGAGTTTTTGGGCTTCTCTGGAGACAGG GAAGTGGGTTTGTCAGAGTTGAGAGAGGGAGCAACTACCAACAACCTGCGCTCCATCCTCAGCACCCTCACTCTGCTGATGTTTCAGCTCTACATCACAGTGATACTTG GGACTGCTGATGTAAACCTCAGTGAATGTGAGGCTCTGCTGAAACCCTACTGTGAAAAGTTTCCTAAT GGGGCCCTCATGCATTTCTTCAGTGCAAGGATTGCTGTGCTCAAAGGAAACTTCACATTT GCCCAAGAGAGGTTCTTGGCATGTATTGCGTCGCAGGAAGAGTGGCGTCAGATTCACCACCTGTGCTACTGGGAGCTGATGTGGGTCTACTCCTTTGAACAAAACTGGTTTGAGGCCTATCGATACGCCAACCTGCTCAGCAAGGAGAACAAGTGGTCCCAG GCCGTCTATGTATTTCAGAAAGCTGCCATCTTGAGCATGATGCCAGAGGAAGAAGTGAACAAGCTCAATGAAAATGTGGTGGAATTATTCAG GCAGGTGGAAGGCCTCAGGCTGAGATTTGCTGGAAAGTCGATTCCAACGGAGAAGTTTGCAGCGAAGAAGGCCCAGAGATACTCCTCCTCCACACCCGTGAAACTTGTCGTTCCTGCTTTG GAAATGATGTATGTGTGGAATGGCTTCACAATAGTGGGCAAAAGACCTGAGCTGACTGAAGGAATCCTGTCAACTttagagaaagcagaagagcagCTCAGAAATGATCCAA ACCCATCAGAGTACCACACGGGCGATGAGTGTGTCGTCCAGCTGCTGAAGGGTCTGTGCTTAAGAAATCTGGGACGACTGGTCCAGGCTGAGATCTGCTTCAGTCGCGTCATCTCCAG tgatgGTGATATCAAGCATGATAGCTATCTGGTGCCCTTTACCATGTATGAGCTTGGCCTATTGCACAAGCAGAAAGGTGAAATCAACAAGGCCATTGCTGTAATGGAAAATGTCAT GACGAACTACAAGGACTACAACATGGAGTCAAGGCTGCATTTCCGCATCCATGCAGCACTCAACACCATGGGCTCCTTTGCAGCCAAACTTCCACCATCACGCACGGCAGCTTAA
- the LOC100693456 gene encoding tetratricopeptide repeat protein 39B isoform X2, with product MESLANLWYRQPADNLTEEEMHAELCYAEVLLQKAALTFLDESIIGFIKGGMKIRHSYQLYKDCQAMEKVIKDEEKQRSTHIHFRGGVSMGIGSFNLMLSLLPSRVLKLMEFLGFSGDREVGLSELREGATTNNLRSILSTLTLLMFQLYITVILGTADVNLSECEALLKPYCEKFPNGALMHFFSARIAVLKGNFTFAQERFLACIASQEEWRQIHHLCYWELMWVYSFEQNWFEAYRYANLLSKENKWSQAVYVFQKAAILSMMPEEEVNKLNENVVELFRQVEGLRLRFAGKSIPTEKFAAKKAQRYSSSTPVKLVVPALEMMYVWNGFTIVGKRPELTEGILSTLEKAEEQLRNDPNPSEYHTGDECVVQLLKGLCLRNLGRLVQAEICFSRVISSDGDIKHDSYLVPFTMYELGLLHKQKGEINKAIAVMENVMTNYKDYNMESRLHFRIHAALNTMGSFAAKLPPSRTAA from the exons ATGGAAAGCTTGGCTAACCTTTGGTACAGACAACCAGCTGACAATCTGACAGAAG AAGAGATGCATGCAGAGCTGTGCTATGCTGAAGTCCTGCTGCAGAAAGCTGCCCTCACGTTCCTGGATGAAAGCATAATAGGCTTCATCAAAGGAGGGATGAAAATCCGACACAGTTATCAGCTTTACAA GGATTGCCAGGCCATGGAAAAAGTAATAAAGGATGAGGAAAAACAGAGAAgcacacacattcattttaGGGGTGGGGTCAGCATGGGAATCGGATCCTTCAATCTG ATGCTGTCTCTGCTTCCATCCAGAGTCCTTAAACTGATGGAGTTTTTGGGCTTCTCTGGAGACAGG GAAGTGGGTTTGTCAGAGTTGAGAGAGGGAGCAACTACCAACAACCTGCGCTCCATCCTCAGCACCCTCACTCTGCTGATGTTTCAGCTCTACATCACAGTGATACTTG GGACTGCTGATGTAAACCTCAGTGAATGTGAGGCTCTGCTGAAACCCTACTGTGAAAAGTTTCCTAAT GGGGCCCTCATGCATTTCTTCAGTGCAAGGATTGCTGTGCTCAAAGGAAACTTCACATTT GCCCAAGAGAGGTTCTTGGCATGTATTGCGTCGCAGGAAGAGTGGCGTCAGATTCACCACCTGTGCTACTGGGAGCTGATGTGGGTCTACTCCTTTGAACAAAACTGGTTTGAGGCCTATCGATACGCCAACCTGCTCAGCAAGGAGAACAAGTGGTCCCAG GCCGTCTATGTATTTCAGAAAGCTGCCATCTTGAGCATGATGCCAGAGGAAGAAGTGAACAAGCTCAATGAAAATGTGGTGGAATTATTCAG GCAGGTGGAAGGCCTCAGGCTGAGATTTGCTGGAAAGTCGATTCCAACGGAGAAGTTTGCAGCGAAGAAGGCCCAGAGATACTCCTCCTCCACACCCGTGAAACTTGTCGTTCCTGCTTTG GAAATGATGTATGTGTGGAATGGCTTCACAATAGTGGGCAAAAGACCTGAGCTGACTGAAGGAATCCTGTCAACTttagagaaagcagaagagcagCTCAGAAATGATCCAA ACCCATCAGAGTACCACACGGGCGATGAGTGTGTCGTCCAGCTGCTGAAGGGTCTGTGCTTAAGAAATCTGGGACGACTGGTCCAGGCTGAGATCTGCTTCAGTCGCGTCATCTCCAG tgatgGTGATATCAAGCATGATAGCTATCTGGTGCCCTTTACCATGTATGAGCTTGGCCTATTGCACAAGCAGAAAGGTGAAATCAACAAGGCCATTGCTGTAATGGAAAATGTCAT GACGAACTACAAGGACTACAACATGGAGTCAAGGCTGCATTTCCGCATCCATGCAGCACTCAACACCATGGGCTCCTTTGCAGCCAAACTTCCACCATCACGCACGGCAGCTTAA